One genomic window of Cannabis sativa cultivar Pink pepper isolate KNU-18-1 chromosome 2, ASM2916894v1, whole genome shotgun sequence includes the following:
- the LOC115719617 gene encoding linoleate 13S-lipoxygenase 2-1, chloroplastic: protein MLKPQFQKSQTLLNSFCNKPLFIHGGNNLSSFPVCIIRPISLKNNNNKIIMKQKNLGLGFNIRASLSKDDDIKWIRVRVIVTVHPTVGGMLSNLGLKRGLDDTQDLLGRSILIQLLSSQLDPKTGLEKKTINKYAHRSSLWNKEGIQYETDLDVLADFGTVGAVLVENEHHKEMYIKNIVLQGFPNGPVNVTCNSWVHSKFDNPQKRIFFTNKSYLPSQTPSGLRRLREEELETLRGNGRGERKFFERIYDYDVYNDLGDPDKSEDLKRPVLGGKNRPFPRRCRTGRPPTQRDPLSEQPSRTIYVPRDETFSEIKQLTFQAKTIYSGLHALVPSLQTVLTDSSLGFPYFRAIDSLFDNGLKLPPSTNQGLLKNILPRLVKTVSDANEALQFEIPEPMDRDKFFWFRDEEFGRQTLAGLNPYSIQLVTEWPMKSKLDPEIYGPPESAITTELIEREIKGFMTLDEAMREKKLFILDYHDLLLPYVKKVREIKGTTLYGSRTLFFLTLEGTLRPLAIELTRPPMDGKPQWKEVFSPSWHATGVWLWRFAKAHALAHDSGYHQLVSHWLRTHCVTEPYIIAANRQLSVIHPIYRLLHPHFRYTMEINALAREALVNAGGIIESSFSPGKYANELCADAYDKQWRFDQQALPADLIKRGMAVEDSSAPHGLKLTIEDYPFANDGLALWDIIKQWVTDYVNYYYPEQTLIESDLELQSWWTEIRTVGHGDKKDEPWWPLLKTPNDLIGIVTTIVWVTSGHHASVNFGQYTYAGYFPNRPTIARTNMPTEDASEEVLEKFWAKPEEALMQCFPSQIQATTVMAVLDILSNHSPDEEYLGENIEPSWEENDVIKAAFERFNGRLKELEGIIDERNTNKNLRNRCGVGVVPYQLLKPFSEPGVTSKGVPYSISI, encoded by the exons atgttgaagCCTCAATTTCAGAAATCCCAAACCCTTCTCAACTCGTTCTGTAATAAGCCATTATTCATCCATGGAGGAAATAATCTTTCATCCTTTCCTGTTTGTATAATTAGGCCAATATcccttaaaaataataataataagatcatCATGAAACAGAAGAACCTTGGGCTTGGTTTCAATATTAGAGCTTCATTATCAAAAGATGATGATATTAAGTGGATTAGGGTTAGGGTTATTGTGACAGTCCACCCAACTGTGGGAGGCATGTTATCTAACCTTGGTTTAAAGAGAGGCCTTGATGATACTCAAGATTTGCTTGGAAGATCCATCCTTATTCAGCTTCTTAGTTCTCAACTCGATCCAA AAACTGGATTGGAAAAGAAgacaattaacaaatatgcacATAGAAGTAGCCTATGGAACAAAGAAGGGATTCAATACGAAACAGATTTGGATGTTTTAGCGGATTTCGGAACCGTTGGTGCGGTTCTAGTTGAGAATGAGCATCACAAAGAGATGTACATCAAGAATATTGTTCTTCAGGGTTTTCCAAATGGTCCAGTTAATGTTACCTGTAATTCTTGGGTGCATTCTAAGTTTGACAATCCTCAAAAGAGAATCTTCTTCACAAATAAG TCATATTTGCCTTCACAAACCCCAAGTGGACTAAGAAGGTTAAGAGAAGAAGAATTGGAAACCCTAAGAGGGAATGGGAGAGGAGAACGTAAATTTTTCGAACGAATTTATGATTACGATGTATACAATGATCTTGGTGATCCTGATAAGAGTGAAGATCTCAAAAGGCCTGTTCTTGGTGGTAAAAATCGCCCTTTTCCTAGACGTTGTAGGACCGGACGTCCTCCCACTCAAAGAg ATCCATTGTCTGAGCAACCAAGTAGGACTATATATGTCCCTCGAGATGAAACATTCTCAGAAATAAAACAACTGACATTTCAAGCAAAGACAATATATTCAGGTCTCCATGCCTTGGTGCCTTCTCTTCAAACAGTTTTGACTGATTCTTCACTTGGATTCCCTTATTTTAGGGCCATTGATTCTCTCTTCGATAATGGCCTCAAACTACCTCCGTCTACTAACCAAGGACTTCTCAAGAACATTTTACCTCGACTAGTAAAGACTGTTTCTGATGCTAATGAGGCTTtgcaattcgaaattccagAACCAATGGACA GGGACAAATTTTTTTGGTTTAGAGATGAAGAATTCGGTAGGCAAACCCTAGCAGGTCTCAATCCATATAGCATTCAACTAGTTACG gaATGGCCAATGAAGAGTAAACTTGATCCAGAGATCTATGGGCCACCAGAATCAGCAATCACCACAGAATTGATTGAACGTGAGATCAAAGGATTCATGACTCTTGATGAG GCCATGAGAGAAAAGAAATTGTTTATCTTAGATTACCATGATTTACTACTACCATATGTAAAGAAAGTAAGAGAAATAAAAGGAACAACATTATATGGATCAAGAACATtgttttttctaactttggaaGGAACATTAAGACCATTGGCCATTGAGTTGACTCGGCCACCAATGGATGGAAAGCCACAATGGAAGGaagtcttttctccttcttgGCATGCCACTGGTGTTTGGCTATGGAGGTTCGCCAAAGCTCATGCCCTAGCTCATGATTCTGGCTATCATCAACTCGTTAGTCATTG GTTAAGAACACATTGTGTAACTGAGCCATATATAATAGCAGCAAACAGACAACTTAGTGTGATACACCCTATCTATAGATTGTTACACCCACATTTTCGATACACAATGGAGATTAATGCCCTAGCTAGAGAGGCACTAGTCAATGCTGGAGGCATAATTGAATCTTCATTCTCTCCTGGAAAATATGCCAATGAGCTATGTGCTGATGCTTATGACAAACAATGGCGATTCGATCAACAAGCCTTACCGGCCGATCTCATCAAGAG GGGAATGGCTGTGGAGGATTCGAGTGCTCCACACGGTCTAAAGTTAACAATCGAAGATTATCCTTTTGCCAACGATGGTTTAGCTCTTTgggatataatcaaacaatGGGTCACCGACTATGTCAACTATTATTACCCAGAGCAAACCCTAATTGAGTCTGACCTAGAGCTCCAATCATGGTGGACAGAAATTAGAACCGTTGGTCATGGAGATAAAAAGGACGAGCCTTGGTGGCCACTCTTAAAGACACCAAATGACTTAATAGGAATTGTCACAACAATTGTTTGGGTGACATCCGGCCACCATGCATCTGTCAACTTTGGACAATACACGTATGCAGGATATTTCCCTAATAGGCCAACAATTGCCAGAACCAACATGCCTACTGAGGATGCTAGCGAAGAAGTTTTGGAGAAGTTCTGGGCTAAACCCGAGGAAGCACTGATGCAGTGCTTTCCTTCACAAATTCAAGCCACAACAGTGATGGCGGTCTTGGATATATTGTCGAATCATTCGCCAGATGAGGAGTATCTAGGGGAGAACATTGAGCCTTCGTGGGAAGAAAATGATGTTATAAAAGCAGCTTTTGAGAGATTCAACGGGAGATTAAAAGAGTTAGAAGGAATTATTGATGAAAGAAACACCAACAAAAATTTGAGGAATCGGTGTGGAGTTGGGGTTGTGCCTTACCAACTTTTAAAGCCATTTTCAGAGCCTGGTGTTACTAGTAAAGGTGTTCCATATAGTATTTCCATTTGA
- the LOC115719616 gene encoding linoleate 13S-lipoxygenase 2-1, chloroplastic isoform X2, with the protein MLKPQVFQESKLSSLFIHGGNYNNNNLASFPVCIITLPACYYEKNYNHRNFGKVIRAVSRDNNNKYYSSSSTTKVVEKSTKVKAVVTVKPTVGGVLSNIGLNRGVDDIQDLLGKTLLLELVSSELNPSKKKKKETIKGYAHRIIGGRDNIGGVKYEADFDVSVDDFGMVGAILVENEHHKEMFINNIVLHGFPNGTINVTCNSWVHSKFNNPQKRVFFTNKSYLPCETPSGVRKLREEDLKNVRGNGEGERKRFERIYDYDVYNDLGNPDKSHDLKRPVLGGKERPYPRRCRTGRPRTKTDPVSEQNSASVYVPRDEAFSEIKQITFSANTVYSGLHALVPSLQTALLNPSLGFPYFRAIDSLFDDGLKLPPTKIEQGILRNVLPRLIKTVKDANDALQFEIPDTLDRDKFFWFRDEEFGRQTLAGLNPCCIQLVKEWPLKSKLDPEIYGPAESAITAELIEREIKGFMTIDEAINEKKLFILDYHDLLLPYVKKVREIEGTTLYGSRTLFFLTLDGTLRPLAIELTRPPMDGKPQWKEVFTPSWHATAVWLWRFAKAHVLAHDSGYHQLVSHWLRTHCATEPYIIATNRQLSVMHPIYRLLHPHFRYTMEINALAREALVNAGGIIESSFSPGKYSMELCADAYDQIWRFDLEALPADLINRGMAVEDPSAPHGLKLTIEDYPFANDGLVLWDIIKQWVTDYVNYYYPEPTLIESDLELQSWWTEIRTVGHGDKKDEPWWPILKTPNDLVQIITTIVWVTSGHHAAVNFGQYTYAGYFPNRPTIARINVPTEDASDEFLEKFWAKPEEALMQCFPSQIQATTVMAVLDILSNHSPDEEYLGEKIEPSWEEDDVIKAAFERFQGRLKELEGIIDGRNTNKDLKNRCGVGVVPYQLLKPFSEPGVTSKGVPYSISI; encoded by the exons ATGTTGAAGCCCCAAGTTTTTCAAGAATCAAAGCTATCCTCATTATTCATCCATGGAGGGAACtataataacaataatcttgCTTCATTTCCAGTCTGTATAATAACATTACCAGCTtgttattatgaaaaaaattataaccacAGAAATTTTGGGAAAGTAATTAGAGCTGTTTCaagagataataataataaatattatagtagtagtagtactaCTAAAGTTGTGGAAAAGTCAACAAAAGTCAAAGCTGTTGTGACTGTGAAGCCAACTGTGGGAGGTGTTTTGTCTAATATTGGTTTGAACAGAGGAGTTGATGATATTCAAGATTTGCTTGGCAAAACCCTTCTTCTTGAACTTGTTAGCTCTGAGCTCAACCCTAGTAA aaagaaaaaaaaa GAAACAATTAAAGGATATGCACATAGAATTATTGGAGGAAGAGATAATATTGGAGGAGTTAAATATGAAGCAGATTTTGATGTGTCAGTTGATGATTTTGGAATGGTTGGTGCCATTCTTGTGGAGAATGAGCATCACAAGGAAATGTTCATCAATAATATTGTTCTTCATGGTTTTCCAAATGGTACTATTAATGTTACCTGTAATTCTTGGGTGCATTCTAAGTTTAACAATCCTCAAAAGAGAGTTTTCTTCacaaataag TCATATTTACCATGTGAAACCCCGAGTGGAGTAAGGAAGTTAAGAGAAGAAGATTTGAAGAATGTAAGAGGGAACGGTGAAGGAGAACGTAAGCGTTTCGAGAGAATTTATGATTACGATGTGTACAATGATCTTGGTAATCCTGATAAAAGTCATGATCTCAAAAGACCTGTTCTTGGTGGTAAAGAACGCCCTTATCCTAGGCGTTGTAGGACCGGGCGTCCTCGCACTAAAACAG ATCCGGTGTCAGAGCAAAATAGTGCGAGCGTGTATGTCCCTAGAGATGAAGCATTCtcagaaataaaacaaataacattttcaGCAAATACAGTGTATTCAGGGCTACATGCATTGGTACCATCTCTTCAAACAGCCTTACTTAACCCTTCACTTGGGTTCCCTTACTTTAGGGCTATAGATTCACTCTTTGATGATGGTCTTAAGCTACCTCCAACTAAAATAGAGCAAGGAATTCTTAGGAATGTTCTTCCTAGATTAATCAAGACTGTCAAGGATGCAAATGATGCCTTGCAATTTGAGATTCCAGACACTTTGGATA GGGATAAATTCTTTTGGTTTAGGGATGAAGAATTTGGTAGGCAAACACTTGCAGGTCTCAATCCATGTTGTATACAATTAGTCAAG GAATGGCCACTAAAGAGTAAACTTGATCCAGAGATCTATGGACCAGCTGAATCAGCAATCACTGCAGAATTGATTGAGAGGGAGATCAAAGGATTCATGACTATTGATGAG GCCATAAATGAAAAGAAGTTGTTCATTTTAGATTACCATGATTTGCTTTTACCATATGTAaaaaaagtaagagaaatcGAAGGAACAACATTATATGGATCAAGAACATtgttttttctaactttggatGGAACATTAAGACCATTGGCCATTGAGTTGACTCGACCACCAATGGATGGGAAGCCACAATGGAAAGAAGTCTTCACTCCTTCTTGGCATGCCACTGCTGTTTGGCTATGGAGGTTTGCCAAAGCTCATGTACTTGCCCATGattctggttatcaccaacttgTTAGTCACTG GCTAAGGACACATTGTGCAACCGAACCATATATAATAGCAACAAACAGACAACTCAGTGTGATGCATCCAATCTATAGATTGTTGCACCCACATTTTCGATACACAATGGAGATTAATGCCCTAGCTCGAGAAGCACTAGTCAATGCAGGAGGCATCATTGAATCTTCATTCAGTCCTGGAAAATACTCGATGGAGTTATGTGCTGATGCATATGACCAAATATGGCGATTTGACCTAGAAGCATTACCAGCTGACCTTATCAATAG GGGAATGGCTGTGGAGGATCCGAGCGCTCCGCATGGTCTAAAGTTAACGATTGAAGACTATCCTTTTGCCAATGATGGTCTAGTTCTATgggatataatcaaacaatGGGTCACCGACTATGTCAACTATTATTACCCAGAGCCAACCCTAATTGAGTCTGACTTAGAGCTACAATCATGGTGGACAGAAATTAGAACTGTAGGTCATGGAGACAAAAAAGATGAGCCTTGGTGGCCAATCTTAAAGACTCCAAACGACTTAGTACAAATCATAACGACAATTGTTTGGGTAACATCGGGCCATCATGCAGCTGTAAATTTTGGACAATATACATACGCGGGATATTTTCCCAATAGGCCAACAATTGCTAGAATCAACGTGCCAACCGAGGATGCTAGCGAtgaatttttggagaaattttgGGCTAAGCCGGAGGAAGCACTTATGCAGTGCTTTCCTTCGCAGATTCAAGCAACAACGGTGATGGCCGTGTTGGATATACTATCGAATCATTCACCAGATGAGGAGTATCTTGGGGAGAAGATAGAGCCTTCGTGGGAAGAAGATGATGTTATAAAAGCGGCTTTTGAGAGATTCCAAGGAAGGTTGAAAGAGTTGGAAGGAATTATTGATGGAAGGAACACCAATAAGGATTTGAAGAATCGGTGTGGAGTTGGGGTTGTGCCTTATCAACTTTTGAAGCCCTTTTCTGAGCCTGGTGTCACTAGTAAAGGTGTTCCTTATAGTATTTCTATTTGA
- the LOC115719616 gene encoding linoleate 13S-lipoxygenase 2-1, chloroplastic isoform X1, whose product MIFKICLAKPFFLNLLALSSTLSYLPCETPSGVRKLREEDLKNVRGNGEGERKRFERIYDYDVYNDLGNPDKSHDLKRPVLGGKERPYPRRCRTGRPRTKTDPVSEQNSASVYVPRDEAFSEIKQITFSANTVYSGLHALVPSLQTALLNPSLGFPYFRAIDSLFDDGLKLPPTKIEQGILRNVLPRLIKTVKDANDALQFEIPDTLDRDKFFWFRDEEFGRQTLAGLNPCCIQLVKEWPLKSKLDPEIYGPAESAITAELIEREIKGFMTIDEAINEKKLFILDYHDLLLPYVKKVREIEGTTLYGSRTLFFLTLDGTLRPLAIELTRPPMDGKPQWKEVFTPSWHATAVWLWRFAKAHVLAHDSGYHQLVSHWLRTHCATEPYIIATNRQLSVMHPIYRLLHPHFRYTMEINALAREALVNAGGIIESSFSPGKYSMELCADAYDQIWRFDLEALPADLINRGMAVEDPSAPHGLKLTIEDYPFANDGLVLWDIIKQWVTDYVNYYYPEPTLIESDLELQSWWTEIRTVGHGDKKDEPWWPILKTPNDLVQIITTIVWVTSGHHAAVNFGQYTYAGYFPNRPTIARINVPTEDASDEFLEKFWAKPEEALMQCFPSQIQATTVMAVLDILSNHSPDEEYLGEKIEPSWEEDDVIKAAFERFQGRLKELEGIIDGRNTNKDLKNRCGVGVVPYQLLKPFSEPGVTSKGVPYSISI is encoded by the exons ATGATATTCAAGATTTGCTTGGCAAAACCCTTCTTCTTGAACTTGTTAGCTCTGAGCTCAACCCTA TCATATTTACCATGTGAAACCCCGAGTGGAGTAAGGAAGTTAAGAGAAGAAGATTTGAAGAATGTAAGAGGGAACGGTGAAGGAGAACGTAAGCGTTTCGAGAGAATTTATGATTACGATGTGTACAATGATCTTGGTAATCCTGATAAAAGTCATGATCTCAAAAGACCTGTTCTTGGTGGTAAAGAACGCCCTTATCCTAGGCGTTGTAGGACCGGGCGTCCTCGCACTAAAACAG ATCCGGTGTCAGAGCAAAATAGTGCGAGCGTGTATGTCCCTAGAGATGAAGCATTCtcagaaataaaacaaataacattttcaGCAAATACAGTGTATTCAGGGCTACATGCATTGGTACCATCTCTTCAAACAGCCTTACTTAACCCTTCACTTGGGTTCCCTTACTTTAGGGCTATAGATTCACTCTTTGATGATGGTCTTAAGCTACCTCCAACTAAAATAGAGCAAGGAATTCTTAGGAATGTTCTTCCTAGATTAATCAAGACTGTCAAGGATGCAAATGATGCCTTGCAATTTGAGATTCCAGACACTTTGGATA GGGATAAATTCTTTTGGTTTAGGGATGAAGAATTTGGTAGGCAAACACTTGCAGGTCTCAATCCATGTTGTATACAATTAGTCAAG GAATGGCCACTAAAGAGTAAACTTGATCCAGAGATCTATGGACCAGCTGAATCAGCAATCACTGCAGAATTGATTGAGAGGGAGATCAAAGGATTCATGACTATTGATGAG GCCATAAATGAAAAGAAGTTGTTCATTTTAGATTACCATGATTTGCTTTTACCATATGTAaaaaaagtaagagaaatcGAAGGAACAACATTATATGGATCAAGAACATtgttttttctaactttggatGGAACATTAAGACCATTGGCCATTGAGTTGACTCGACCACCAATGGATGGGAAGCCACAATGGAAAGAAGTCTTCACTCCTTCTTGGCATGCCACTGCTGTTTGGCTATGGAGGTTTGCCAAAGCTCATGTACTTGCCCATGattctggttatcaccaacttgTTAGTCACTG GCTAAGGACACATTGTGCAACCGAACCATATATAATAGCAACAAACAGACAACTCAGTGTGATGCATCCAATCTATAGATTGTTGCACCCACATTTTCGATACACAATGGAGATTAATGCCCTAGCTCGAGAAGCACTAGTCAATGCAGGAGGCATCATTGAATCTTCATTCAGTCCTGGAAAATACTCGATGGAGTTATGTGCTGATGCATATGACCAAATATGGCGATTTGACCTAGAAGCATTACCAGCTGACCTTATCAATAG GGGAATGGCTGTGGAGGATCCGAGCGCTCCGCATGGTCTAAAGTTAACGATTGAAGACTATCCTTTTGCCAATGATGGTCTAGTTCTATgggatataatcaaacaatGGGTCACCGACTATGTCAACTATTATTACCCAGAGCCAACCCTAATTGAGTCTGACTTAGAGCTACAATCATGGTGGACAGAAATTAGAACTGTAGGTCATGGAGACAAAAAAGATGAGCCTTGGTGGCCAATCTTAAAGACTCCAAACGACTTAGTACAAATCATAACGACAATTGTTTGGGTAACATCGGGCCATCATGCAGCTGTAAATTTTGGACAATATACATACGCGGGATATTTTCCCAATAGGCCAACAATTGCTAGAATCAACGTGCCAACCGAGGATGCTAGCGAtgaatttttggagaaattttgGGCTAAGCCGGAGGAAGCACTTATGCAGTGCTTTCCTTCGCAGATTCAAGCAACAACGGTGATGGCCGTGTTGGATATACTATCGAATCATTCACCAGATGAGGAGTATCTTGGGGAGAAGATAGAGCCTTCGTGGGAAGAAGATGATGTTATAAAAGCGGCTTTTGAGAGATTCCAAGGAAGGTTGAAAGAGTTGGAAGGAATTATTGATGGAAGGAACACCAATAAGGATTTGAAGAATCGGTGTGGAGTTGGGGTTGTGCCTTATCAACTTTTGAAGCCCTTTTCTGAGCCTGGTGTCACTAGTAAAGGTGTTCCTTATAGTATTTCTATTTGA
- the LOC115719618 gene encoding pentatricopeptide repeat-containing protein At2g33680, with product MSLFEALGVSSPPMNSFFFPNPAPTNKTRPVSKPSPTVEKSDRDLQARLSSSIAVHKTQKQILVDFLRDSANKRSLEATRAVHGFVLKSGFPESDLVVLLNHVLHAYSKCMDFATAHQVFDKMSERNIFSWTAMIVGSTENGLFNDGFEFFCEMMNHGIFPDKFAYSAILQTCIGLDCIELGKMVHAQIVGSGFSSLTFVSVSLLNMYAKLGSIEDSYKVFRNMKEHNQVSWNAMISGFTSNNHHLEAFQFFLKMKNEGISPNVYTIISVSKAVGKLGDTDKGKIVQAYASELHLDSNINVGTALIDMYSKCKSLSDARSIFDSNFTSCGINTPWNAMISGYSQCGYSQEALKLFLTMCEKGIYPDLYTYCSVFNAISSVKCTGFVRQVHGMVLKSGSVFKTSVSNAIVDAYAKCELLEDVRKVFDRMEERDIVSWTTLVVAYSQCSEYDEALKTFSKMREDGFIPNQFTFSTVLDVSASLSLLDYGRQVHGLLCKAGLDSDKCTESALIDMYSKCGFITEARMIFERIPNPDIVTWTAIISSYAQHGLVEDALLLFKRMEQMGVKANAVTLLCILFACSHRGMVEEGLLYFQRMKECYDLVPKMEHYACIVDLFGRVGRLADAIDFIEKMPIEPNEMIWQTLLGACRVHGNVELGKIAADKILSIRPEYSATYVLLSNTYMEAGSYENGISLRHMMKDRGIRKEAGCSWISVKGEIHKFYAGDQLHQQKDHVYAKLEELRMTINSMNYVPDLSYE from the coding sequence ATGAGTTTATTCGAGGCTTTGGGTGTTTCTTCCCCACCTatgaattccttcttcttcccaaACCCAGCTCCCACCAACAAAACTAGACCAGTATCTAAGCCATCGCCAACTGTTGAGAAATCAGATAGAGATTTACAAGCCAGActttcaagttcaattgctgtACACAAGACTCAAAAACAAATATTAGTTGATTTTTTGCGTGATTCTGCAAATAAAAGATCTTTAGAAGCTACACGAGCTGTTCATGGTTTTGTGCTGAAGTCTGGGTTTCCAGAATCAGACTTGGTAGTCCTGTTAAATCATGTATTGCACGCTTATTCGAAATGCATGGACTTTGCCACTGCTCATCAAGTGTTTGATAAAATGTCTGAAAGAAATATATTCTCTTGGACTGCTATGATTGTTGGGTCGACTGAGAATGGGTTATTTAATGATGGGTTTGAGTTCTTTTGTGAGATGATGAATCATGGAATCTTTCCGGATAAGTTTGCGTATTCTGCAATTCTTCAGACATGTATTGGTTTGGATTGTATTGAATTGGGTAAAATGGTACATGCTCAAATTGTTGGAAGTGGCTTTTCATCTCTTACTTTTGTCAGTGTATCTCTTCTTAACATGTATGCGAAGTTGGGCTCCATTGAAGATTCATATAAGGTGTTTAGGAACATGAAAGAACATAATCAAGTCTCCTGGAATGCAATGATATCAGGATTCACGTCAAACAACCATCACTTAGAAGCGTTCCAATTTTTTCTCAAAATGAAGAATGAGGGAATTTCACCCAATGTATACACCATAATTAGTGTCTCAAAAGCTGTTGGTAAATTAGGTGATACTGACAAGGGTAAAATAGTTCAGGCTTATGCTTCTGAACTTCATTTGGATTCTAACATTAATGTGGGAACTGCTTTAATAGACATGTACTCAAAATGTAAGTCTTTGTCTGATGCAAGATCCATTTTTGACTCAAATTTCACTAGCTGTGGAATCAATACCCCTTGGAATGCAATGATATCAGGCTATTCGCAATGTGGGTACAGCCAAGAAGCTTTGAAACTATTTTTAACCATGTGCGAGAAAGGTATTTATCCAGACCTTTACACGTATTGTAGTGTGTTCAATGCAATATCTTCTGTAAAATGTACAGGTTTTGTAAGGCAAGTTCATGGAATGGTTTTGAAGTCTGGGTCAGTGTTCAAGACAAGTGTTTCCAATGCAATTGTTGATGCGTACGCTAAATGTGAGTTACTTGAAGATGTAAGGAAAGTTTTTGATAGGATGGAAGAAAGAGACATTGTGTCTTGGACAACCTTAGTAGTGGCTTATTCTCAATGCTCTGAGTATGACGAAGCACTTAAGACCTTCTCAAAAATGAGGGAAGATGGGTTTATACCCAATCAGTTTACTTTTTCTACCGTGCTTGATGTAAGTGCTAGTCTTTCTTTGCTTGATTATGGAAGACAAGTTCATGGTCTTTTATGTAAGGCTGGCCTGGATTCTGATAAGTGTACAGAAAGTGCTCTCATTGACATGTATTCCAAATGTGGCTTCATAACCGAGGCAAGAATGATTTTCGAGAGGATTCCCAACCCTGATATTGTTACATGGACTGCTATAATATCAAGTTATGCTCAACATGGTCTTGTGGAAGATGCTCTGCTACTCTTTAAAAGAATGGAGCAAATGGGCGTAAAGGCAAATGCTGTTACCTTATTGTGCATCCTGTTTGCTTGTAGCCACAGGGGTATGGTGGAAGAAGGTTTACTTTACTTTCAACGAATGAAGGAATGTTATGATTTGGTACCAAAGATGGAACATTATGCTTGTATTGTTGATCTCTTTGGTCGTGTCGGTCGCCTTGCTGATGCTATTGACTTCATAGAAAAGATGCCTATTGAGCCCAATGAAATGATCTGGCAGACCTTGTTGGGAGCATGTAGGGTCCATGGAAATGTTGAGTTGGGGAAGATAGCTGCTGACAAAATTCTTTCAATTAGGCCAGAGTATTCAGCTACTTATGTTCTTCTTTCCAACACTTATATGGAGGCAGGGAGTTACGAAAATGGAATTAGTTTAAGACATATGATGAAAGACCGAGGCATAAGAAAAGAAGCGGGATGTAGTTGGATTTCTGTCAAAGGCGAGATCCACAAATTTTATGCAGGAGATCAACTACATCAACAAAAGGACCATGTATATGCTAAGTTGGAGGAGTTAAGGATGACAATCAATTCAATGAATTATGTTCCAGATTTGAGCTACGAATAG